From Streptomyces sp. NBC_00775, one genomic window encodes:
- the ctaC gene encoding aa3-type cytochrome oxidase subunit II produces the protein MSPNGSDRSPRRPMRRKLLQAMTAGLVLATATGCTYKDFPRLGMPTPVTEEAPRILSLWQGSWAAALATGVLVWGLILWATIFHRRSRTKVEVPPQTRYNMPIEALYTVVPLIIVSVLFYFTARDETKLLSLSPKPDVTVNVVGFQWSWGFNYIADVPGSTGNAKIDPNLAAIPDRFKKDFPANAGGVYDVGTPGTKNPQTGNPGPTLWLPKGKTVRFVLTSRDVIHSFWVVPFLMKQDVIPGHTNSFQVTPNHEGTFMGKCAELCGVDHSRMLFNVKVVSPERYEAHLKQLAAKGQTGYVPAGIEQTGHEKNRETNNL, from the coding sequence GTGAGTCCCAACGGCTCCGACCGCTCGCCGCGGCGCCCGATGCGGCGGAAGCTGCTGCAGGCAATGACTGCGGGCCTGGTCCTGGCGACCGCCACCGGTTGCACATACAAGGACTTTCCCCGCCTTGGTATGCCCACCCCGGTCACGGAGGAGGCTCCGCGGATCCTCTCCCTCTGGCAGGGCTCGTGGGCGGCCGCGCTCGCCACGGGCGTGCTGGTCTGGGGCCTGATCCTGTGGGCGACCATCTTCCATCGGCGCAGCCGCACCAAGGTCGAAGTTCCTCCGCAGACCCGGTACAACATGCCCATCGAGGCGCTGTACACGGTGGTCCCGCTCATCATCGTCTCGGTGCTGTTCTACTTCACCGCCCGCGACGAGACGAAGCTCCTCAGCCTCTCCCCGAAGCCCGACGTCACGGTCAACGTGGTCGGCTTCCAGTGGAGCTGGGGCTTCAACTACATCGCGGACGTCCCCGGTTCCACCGGGAACGCGAAGATCGACCCGAACCTGGCGGCCATTCCGGACCGGTTCAAGAAGGACTTCCCGGCGAACGCCGGCGGTGTCTACGACGTCGGCACGCCCGGTACGAAGAACCCGCAGACGGGCAACCCCGGTCCGACCCTCTGGCTCCCCAAGGGCAAGACGGTCCGCTTCGTCCTCACTTCGCGTGACGTCATCCACTCCTTCTGGGTGGTGCCGTTCCTCATGAAGCAGGACGTCATCCCGGGCCACACCAACTCGTTCCAGGTGACCCCGAACCACGAGGGCACCTTCATGGGCAAGTGCGCCGAGCTGTGCGGCGTCGACCACTCCCGGATGCTCTTCAACGTGAAGGTCGTCTCCCCCGAGCGCTACGAGGCCCACCTCAAGCAGCTCGCGGCGAAGGGGCAGACCGGTTACGTCCCGGCCGGCATTGAGCAGACGGGCCACGAGAAGAACCGGGAGACGAACAACCTGTGA
- a CDS encoding L,D-transpeptidase gives MNLSPRIRTVVSCTTLVVSLGAGVTACGSGDQPLSAKPYDAAGQISFNSPTTDGGKAAKVDPDKPLEILATGDDGRITDVTAIDASGRYVSGELAADGSRWHSSSPLAAGVHYTVRVSTENGDGAPGRKVLDFDTGTPTTRQVLNVEFGPKAGEYGVGQPVTAELSVPVKDPASRAIVERALKVDSEPSVEGAWHWVDDKTLHYRPKEYWPTGATIEAHSNLAGIKIGERLWGGNAKSLELTTGDQLIAVTDAAAHAMTVYRNGQQIKRIPVTTGKPGFETRNGVKVVLGKEYFVRMRGTTVGIAEGSADSYDLPVYYATRVTWSGEYVHAAPWSVGNQGYANVSHGCTGMSTANAAWFFNNVRAGDIVKVQNSNGKTMDPFGNGFGDWNLDWTKWRNGSALVGGVPDGPSPQDRARLRPESV, from the coding sequence ATGAACCTCTCACCGCGAATCCGCACGGTCGTCAGCTGCACCACGCTGGTGGTCTCCCTCGGCGCAGGCGTCACCGCCTGTGGATCGGGCGACCAGCCGCTCTCGGCGAAGCCGTATGACGCGGCGGGACAGATCTCCTTCAACAGCCCCACCACCGACGGCGGCAAGGCCGCCAAGGTGGACCCCGACAAGCCGCTGGAAATCCTCGCCACGGGCGACGACGGGCGCATCACCGACGTCACGGCGATAGATGCCTCAGGGCGCTATGTCTCGGGCGAACTCGCCGCGGACGGCAGCCGCTGGCACAGCAGCTCACCGCTGGCCGCGGGGGTCCACTACACGGTGCGGGTGAGCACCGAGAACGGGGACGGCGCCCCCGGCCGCAAGGTCCTCGACTTCGACACCGGCACCCCCACGACCAGGCAGGTGCTGAACGTCGAGTTCGGGCCGAAGGCGGGCGAGTACGGCGTCGGCCAGCCCGTAACGGCCGAACTCAGTGTCCCCGTCAAGGACCCGGCCTCCCGCGCGATCGTCGAACGCGCCCTCAAGGTCGACTCCGAGCCCTCCGTAGAGGGCGCCTGGCACTGGGTGGACGACAAGACGCTGCATTACCGTCCCAAGGAGTACTGGCCCACGGGCGCCACCATCGAGGCACACAGCAACCTCGCGGGCATCAAGATCGGCGAGCGCCTCTGGGGCGGCAACGCCAAATCCCTGGAGCTCACCACGGGCGACCAGCTCATCGCCGTCACGGACGCCGCCGCGCACGCCATGACCGTCTACCGCAACGGCCAGCAGATCAAGCGGATCCCGGTCACCACCGGCAAGCCCGGCTTCGAGACCCGCAACGGCGTCAAGGTCGTACTGGGCAAGGAGTACTTCGTACGCATGCGCGGCACCACCGTCGGCATAGCCGAGGGCAGCGCCGACTCGTACGACCTGCCCGTCTACTACGCCACCCGCGTCACCTGGAGCGGCGAGTACGTGCACGCGGCGCCCTGGTCCGTGGGCAACCAGGGGTACGCCAACGTCAGCCACGGCTGCACAGGGATGAGCACCGCCAACGCCGCGTGGTTCTTCAACAACGTGCGCGCCGGCGACATCGTGAAGGTCCAGAACTCCAACGGCAAGACCATGGACCCCTTCGGCAACGGCTTCGGCGACTGGAACCTCGACTGGACGAAGTGGCGCAACGGCAGCGCCCTGGTAGGCGGCGTCCCTGACGGCCCCAGCCCTCAGGACAGGGCCAGGCTGCGCCCAGAGTCAGTGTGA
- the qcrA gene encoding cytochrome bc1 complex Rieske iron-sulfur subunit: protein MSSQDIPEENVPAERATDEDAHGHGAVVLADETNPFADPGLPPHEHRIQDIDERAAKRSERAVAFLFTLSMLATVAFITSYVAIPNDKSIYVFPIGHVSALNFALGLTLGVALFSIGAGAVHWARTLMSDMEIADERHPIAAEPEVKAKVLADFKQGAKESALGRRKLIRNTMFGALALFPLSGVMLLRDLGPLPGTKLRHTIWSKGKLLVNMNTNEPLRPEDVAVGSLTFVKPEGLEEDDEDFQTQIAKAATMIVRLQPDNIKDKQELAWSYQGIVAYSKICTHVGCPISLYEQQTHHVLCPCHQSTFDLSDGARVIFGPAGHPLPQLRIGVNDEGYLEALGDFEEPVGPAFWERG, encoded by the coding sequence ATGAGTAGCCAAGACATTCCAGAAGAGAACGTGCCTGCTGAGCGGGCCACCGACGAAGATGCGCACGGTCACGGCGCGGTAGTCCTCGCGGACGAGACGAACCCGTTCGCGGACCCCGGTCTGCCGCCCCACGAGCACCGCATCCAGGACATCGACGAGCGGGCCGCCAAGCGGTCCGAGCGCGCGGTCGCCTTCCTGTTCACGTTGTCGATGCTGGCCACCGTCGCCTTCATCACCTCGTACGTGGCGATCCCGAACGACAAGTCGATCTATGTCTTCCCGATCGGGCACGTCAGCGCGCTGAACTTCGCGCTGGGTCTGACGCTCGGCGTGGCGCTGTTCTCGATCGGCGCGGGCGCGGTCCACTGGGCCCGCACCCTGATGTCCGACATGGAGATCGCCGACGAGCGTCACCCGATCGCCGCGGAGCCCGAGGTCAAGGCCAAGGTCCTGGCCGACTTCAAGCAGGGCGCCAAGGAGTCCGCGCTCGGCCGCCGCAAGCTGATCCGCAACACGATGTTCGGCGCGCTGGCCCTGTTCCCGCTCTCCGGCGTCATGCTGCTGCGCGACCTCGGTCCGCTGCCCGGCACGAAGCTGCGCCACACGATCTGGTCCAAGGGCAAGCTGCTCGTCAACATGAACACGAACGAGCCGCTGCGTCCCGAGGACGTCGCCGTGGGTTCGCTCACCTTCGTCAAGCCCGAGGGCCTGGAGGAGGACGACGAGGACTTCCAGACACAGATCGCCAAGGCGGCCACGATGATCGTCCGGCTGCAGCCGGACAACATCAAGGACAAGCAAGAACTCGCGTGGTCCTACCAGGGGATCGTGGCCTACTCGAAGATCTGCACTCACGTCGGTTGCCCGATCTCCCTGTACGAGCAGCAGACGCACCACGTCCTCTGCCCGTGCCACCAGTCCACCTTCGACCTCTCCGACGGTGCCCGAGTCATCTTCGGCCCGGCCGGTCACCCCCTGCCGCAGCTGCGCATCGGTGTGAACGACGAGGGCTACCTCGAGGCGCTCGGCGACTTCGAAGAGCCCGTCGGTCCTGCATTCTGGGAGCGCGGATGA
- a CDS encoding cytochrome c oxidase subunit 4 — protein sequence MKIQGKMFIWLALFILVMGIVYGVWSKEPAGTTALFMGFGLSMMIGYYLAFTARRVDALAQDNKEADVADEAGEVGFFSPHSWQPLALGVGGALAFLGVVFGWWLLYFSAPIIMIGLWGWVFEYYHGENRTQ from the coding sequence GTGAAGATCCAAGGCAAGATGTTCATCTGGCTGGCCCTCTTCATCCTCGTCATGGGGATCGTCTACGGCGTGTGGTCCAAGGAGCCGGCCGGCACCACGGCCCTCTTCATGGGCTTCGGCCTGAGCATGATGATCGGCTACTACCTGGCCTTCACGGCCCGGCGGGTCGACGCGCTGGCGCAGGACAACAAGGAGGCCGACGTCGCGGACGAGGCCGGCGAGGTGGGCTTCTTCAGCCCGCACAGCTGGCAGCCGCTCGCGCTCGGTGTCGGTGGCGCGCTCGCCTTCCTGGGCGTGGTCTTCGGCTGGTGGCTGCTGTACTTCTCGGCCCCGATCATCATGATCGGCCTGTGGGGCTGGGTCTTCGAGTACTACCACGGTGAGAACCGCACTCAGTAA
- the ctaE gene encoding aa3-type cytochrome oxidase subunit III, with translation MSVVATATTVETGHAHPSVNRPNLTSVGTIIWLSSELMFFAALFAMYFTLRSVTGPDHWKEMASSLNFPFSATNTTILVLSSLTCQLGVFAAERGDVKKLRMWFTVTFIMGAIFIGGQVFEYTNLVKEEGLSLSSDPYGSVFYLTTGFHGLHVTGGLIAFLLVLGRTYAAKRFTHEQATAAIVVSYYWHFVDVVWIGLFATIYMIK, from the coding sequence ATGTCGGTCGTGGCGACAGCAACGACAGTAGAAACCGGGCACGCGCACCCGTCGGTCAATCGGCCGAACCTCACCAGCGTCGGAACCATCATCTGGCTGAGTTCCGAGCTGATGTTCTTCGCGGCCCTCTTCGCGATGTACTTCACCCTGCGATCGGTGACCGGGCCGGATCACTGGAAGGAAATGGCGTCCAGCCTGAACTTCCCGTTCTCCGCGACGAACACCACGATCCTGGTGCTCTCCTCCCTGACCTGCCAGCTCGGCGTCTTCGCCGCCGAGCGCGGGGACGTGAAGAAGCTCCGGATGTGGTTCACCGTCACCTTCATCATGGGCGCGATCTTCATCGGCGGTCAGGTCTTCGAGTACACCAACCTGGTCAAGGAAGAAGGGCTCTCGCTCTCCTCCGACCCGTACGGTTCGGTGTTCTACCTGACCACCGGCTTCCACGGCCTGCACGTGACGGGTGGCCTCATCGCCTTCCTGCTGGTCCTCGGCCGCACCTACGCGGCGAAGAGGTTCACTCACGAGCAGGCGACCGCGGCCATCGTCGTGTCCTACTACTGGCACTTCGTCGATGTCGTCTGGATCGGCCTCTTCGCCACGATCTACATGATCAAGTAA
- the ctaD gene encoding aa3-type cytochrome oxidase subunit I: MSILNEPQGAAETEDSYENELPVRRKQPGAVVIKWLTTTDHKTIGTLYLVTSFAFFCIGGVMALLMRAELARPGLQIMSNEQFNQAFTMHGTIMLLMFATPLFAGFANWIMPLQIGAPDVAFPRLNMFAYWLYLFGSLIAVGGFLTPQGAADFGWFAYSPLSDAVRSPGIGADMWIMGLAFSGFGTILGSVNFITTIICMRAPGMTMFRMPIFVWNVLLTGVLVLLAFPVLAAALFALEADRKFGAHVFDAANGGALLWQHLFWFFGHPEVYIIALPFFGIISEVIPVFSRKPMFGYMGLIAATISIAGLSVTVWAHHMYVTGGVLLPFFSFMTFLIAVPTGVKFFNWIGTMWKGSLSFETPMLWATGFLITFTFGGLTGVILASPPMDFHVSDSYFVVAHFHYVVFGTVVFAMFSGFHFWWPKMTGKMLDERLGKITFWTLFVGFHGTFLVQHWLGAEGMPRRYADYLAADGFTALNTISTISSFLLGLSILPFLYNVWKTAKYGKKVEVDDPWGYGRSLEWATSCPPPRHNFLTLPRIRSESPAFDLHHPEVAALDQLENAGHGSSALSGGKEAGK, translated from the coding sequence GTGAGCATCCTCAACGAACCTCAGGGTGCCGCCGAAACCGAAGACTCGTACGAGAACGAGCTGCCGGTTCGGCGCAAGCAGCCCGGCGCCGTCGTGATCAAGTGGCTCACCACCACTGACCACAAGACGATCGGCACGCTGTATCTGGTCACGTCGTTCGCGTTCTTCTGCATCGGCGGCGTCATGGCGCTGCTCATGCGCGCCGAGCTCGCCCGGCCCGGTCTGCAGATCATGTCGAACGAGCAGTTCAACCAGGCGTTCACGATGCACGGCACGATCATGCTGCTGATGTTCGCGACGCCGCTGTTCGCCGGTTTCGCGAACTGGATCATGCCGCTGCAGATCGGCGCGCCCGACGTGGCGTTCCCGCGGCTGAACATGTTCGCCTACTGGCTCTACCTGTTCGGCTCGCTCATCGCGGTCGGTGGCTTCCTCACCCCGCAGGGTGCGGCCGACTTCGGCTGGTTCGCCTACAGCCCGCTGTCGGACGCGGTCCGCTCGCCGGGCATCGGCGCCGACATGTGGATCATGGGTCTGGCCTTCTCCGGCTTCGGCACGATCCTCGGCTCGGTCAACTTCATCACCACGATCATCTGCATGCGCGCTCCCGGCATGACGATGTTCCGTATGCCGATCTTCGTGTGGAACGTGCTGCTGACCGGTGTGCTGGTCCTGCTCGCCTTCCCGGTCCTCGCGGCCGCGCTGTTCGCCCTGGAGGCGGACCGCAAGTTCGGTGCGCACGTCTTCGACGCGGCAAACGGCGGAGCCCTACTCTGGCAACACCTCTTCTGGTTCTTCGGCCATCCAGAGGTGTACATCATCGCCTTGCCGTTCTTCGGGATCATTTCCGAAGTGATCCCAGTGTTCTCACGCAAGCCGATGTTCGGCTACATGGGCCTCATCGCGGCCACCATCTCCATCGCCGGTCTGTCCGTGACCGTGTGGGCCCACCACATGTACGTCACCGGCGGAGTGCTGCTGCCGTTCTTCTCCTTCATGACGTTCCTGATCGCCGTGCCAACGGGCGTGAAGTTCTTCAACTGGATCGGAACGATGTGGAAGGGGTCCCTGAGTTTCGAGACCCCGATGCTCTGGGCCACCGGCTTCCTGATCACCTTCACCTTCGGTGGTCTGACGGGTGTCATCCTGGCCTCGCCGCCGATGGACTTCCATGTCTCCGACTCGTACTTCGTGGTGGCGCACTTCCACTACGTGGTCTTCGGCACCGTGGTGTTCGCGATGTTCTCCGGCTTCCACTTCTGGTGGCCGAAGATGACGGGCAAGATGCTCGACGAGCGTCTCGGCAAGATCACCTTCTGGACGCTGTTCGTGGGCTTCCACGGCACGTTCCTCGTCCAGCACTGGCTGGGTGCGGAGGGTATGCCGCGCCGGTACGCGGACTACCTCGCGGCCGACGGATTCACCGCCCTGAACACGATCTCGACGATCTCCTCGTTCCTGCTCGGCCTGTCGATCCTGCCGTTCCTCTACAACGTGTGGAAGACGGCCAAGTACGGCAAGAAGGTCGAGGTCGACGACCCGTGGGGTTACGGCCGCTCGCTGGAGTGGGCCACCTCGTGCCCGCCGCCGCGGCACAACTTCCTCACTCTTCCGCGGATTCGCAGTGAATCCCCGGCGTTCGACCTGCACCACCCGGAGGTCGCCGCTCTCGACCAGCTCGAGAACGCCGGTCACGGATCGTCGGCTCTGTCCGGTGGCAAGGAGGCCGGCAAGTGA
- the qcrC gene encoding cytochrome bc1 complex diheme cytochrome c subunit, whose amino-acid sequence MKKLSARRRHPLAAVVVLLLALAATGGLYAAFAPASKAQADDTAQSLAIDEGKKLYAVGCASCHGTGGQGTSDGPSLVGVGAAAVDFQVGTGRMPAQQPGAQIPKKKVIYSQDEIDLLAAYIASLGAGPSVPTKSQVDPADGDIAKGGELFRTNCAQCHNFTGKGGALTHGKFAPSLEGVDPKHIYEAMQTGPQNMPSFPDTTLSEKNKKDIIAYLDAVNGDDTESPGGLELGGLGPVSEGLFGWIFGLGALVAVAVWVAARTAKAKKS is encoded by the coding sequence GTGAAAAAGCTCTCCGCACGACGACGCCATCCGCTGGCGGCGGTCGTCGTCCTACTCCTCGCGCTGGCGGCCACCGGGGGGCTGTACGCCGCGTTCGCACCCGCGAGCAAGGCGCAGGCCGATGACACCGCCCAGTCCCTCGCCATCGACGAGGGCAAGAAGCTCTACGCCGTAGGCTGCGCCAGCTGCCACGGCACCGGCGGTCAGGGCACCTCCGACGGTCCGAGCCTCGTAGGGGTCGGCGCCGCGGCGGTCGACTTCCAGGTCGGCACCGGCCGTATGCCGGCCCAGCAGCCCGGCGCGCAGATCCCGAAGAAGAAGGTCATCTACTCGCAGGACGAGATCGACCTGCTCGCGGCGTACATCGCCTCGCTCGGTGCCGGTCCCTCGGTCCCGACGAAGAGCCAGGTCGACCCCGCGGACGGGGACATCGCCAAGGGTGGCGAGCTCTTCCGTACCAACTGCGCGCAGTGCCACAACTTCACCGGCAAGGGCGGCGCACTGACGCACGGCAAGTTCGCGCCGAGCCTGGAGGGTGTCGACCCGAAGCACATCTACGAGGCCATGCAGACCGGCCCGCAGAACATGCCGTCCTTCCCCGACACCACGCTGTCGGAGAAGAACAAGAAGGACATCATCGCGTACCTCGACGCGGTCAACGGTGACGACACCGAGAGCCCGGGCGGTCTCGAACTGGGCGGCCTCGGGCCGGTCAGTGAAGGCCTCTTCGGCTGGATCTTCGGTCTTGGCGCCCTGGTCGCCGTCGCCGTCTGGGTCGCCGCTCGGACCGCAAAGGCCAAGAAGTCATGA